One Neochlamydia sp. AcF84 genomic window, CTTTTTCAATTTCATCAAGGAAAAGGCATAGCCATCCGTAGGCATACTGCTCTTGCTGTGTAAGAATGTTCCAGTCTAGCTTATGAAAAAGCCTCTCTAATGAAGGCGAATAAGGAGCTGTAAATAATAAAGAGGAGGAGTTTTCCCAAGCTTGGAGAAAATTTACTATGGCCTCTGCAAACTCTTGATGAGACGCATCAGCGGCTTGCTTTAGCAATTGTAGGGGAGGAGAAAGAGTAGAATATTGTTCTAAGCCTTGCCGTAACTTTATGGCAATTCGTAAGAGTTCTGCTTGCTCTTTATCTGTACGGCTGCAAGGAAAATCTTCAAAGGGGAACGGCATTTGCACTTTATATCCTTTAAAGCCATCATCGTAAGCGGTAATGGATGTAAGCTTTTCCTTTTTGAAAGATTGAGTATATACCTCGCCATGGGCATTAAAAAAGTAAAGATAATTATCTTCTTGCTCGTCTTGCATAATCAAGCAGGTGGGCTCTTTAAACAAATCAAGAGTAAAAGGCAGCTTTCCCCTATGAGGACTAGAGATATTTTGATTAAGCAAGCTATCGGGACCAGCAAGTCCGATCACCATTTTTTCATGGTTAATTTGCACCTGCAAAGTAGGTTGTGTCTGGTCATTCAATGTAGGGTCGTTCCAGTCCAAAGCAAAAGAAAATTGAGCTATACCTATATCTAAAGGAGCTAACAAAAGTTTAGCTAAAGACTCTTCTACAAGGATTTTTCCTCCTTCGGTTTCAGAAATCTTTACAGTTAAATTTTGCAGGTAGAAATATTTAGCAGCCTCACTGATAAAAGGGGTTTTTAAGGCAATTAAGTTCCAGGGCTGAGCATTTTCATGATGAAGATGAGCTTTAAAAGAAGGGAGAAGAGGCTTGTTATCCTGGAATTCTATTAAAGGAATGGGGGTTATACCTGCAATGATAGCTTGATTACCTTTAACCCATGTTTCTTTACGTTCATAAGAATGAGGAGCATAATCAATAACCCGCATCTCCACATCTTCAAACTTTGCTGGTTGGTGCATCAATTGATTTAAAGGATACTCTCTTTGAATATTCTTATAAGGGTTTTCTATTCCCTTTTTTTCTAAATGGATAGCATAAGTATGCGGAAGAAAAATTTGCTGGCTAGCTCCTCCTTCTATGAGACCCATACAGCCTTGAATACCATAGTAATTGTTAATAATAAGGCCACTTAATAGCATGAGTAGTCCGCAGTGAGTTATCAAAAAGGGAATATGCCTAACACGAAAAGGCCATCTTCTTAATGCGGAGACAAAAATATTAATAAAAAATCCTCCTGCTAGGCTACGAAATAGGGGATTGTGGTAGGTAAGATAGGCAGAAGAAAGATGAGACTGGCTTTGCGCTTCTATAATCGTCCCTAAAGCAGCTACAAGAATTGCTAGCGCCATTAGCATGATGGCAAGTTGTATACTTCCTAAAAAATGATAAAATTTTAAAAGATGTTTCATCATAAATCTTCAATGAGGTGGAAACTTCGAGCAAAAGCAATGATAGACTGCCGGTATCTTTGCATTAAGAATGGGGGGCCTATAGCTTTGATGGTTACATCGCTTCT contains:
- a CDS encoding cytochrome c biogenesis protein ResB → MMKHLLKFYHFLGSIQLAIMLMALAILVAALGTIIEAQSQSHLSSAYLTYHNPLFRSLAGGFFINIFVSALRRWPFRVRHIPFLITHCGLLMLLSGLIINNYYGIQGCMGLIEGGASQQIFLPHTYAIHLEKKGIENPYKNIQREYPLNQLMHQPAKFEDVEMRVIDYAPHSYERKETWVKGNQAIIAGITPIPLIEFQDNKPLLPSFKAHLHHENAQPWNLIALKTPFISEAAKYFYLQNLTVKISETEGGKILVEESLAKLLLAPLDIGIAQFSFALDWNDPTLNDQTQPTLQVQINHEKMVIGLAGPDSLLNQNISSPHRGKLPFTLDLFKEPTCLIMQDEQEDNYLYFFNAHGEVYTQSFKKEKLTSITAYDDGFKGYKVQMPFPFEDFPCSRTDKEQAELLRIAIKLRQGLEQYSTLSPPLQLLKQAADASHQEFAEAIVNFLQAWENSSSLLFTAPYSPSLERLFHKLDWNILTQQEQYAYGWLCLFLDEIEKELEKEKNFLQILIKRKWPFALPFVSLDNNNIDHMISLFAQQLFAVASQLPPPPRMPAMFPAKALSAYLKAYGITLSNLREPMQSLQVIRSYHASRLYFDKVLKILSPLAPMRAQQLALLINALPDNSYAMGEIKKAYISYQIQNKEVNFNYSPSKVELITHLLYNAPLVTKSLSSEEARALSASLNADELILTTPLTLKQTKAKSLPKWEHNLPLLTLELKEGTYKELITLTYDPYGKKLLWPVLKGKYLIRFQPLFRDIPYKIRLHDARQINYPGTSQPYSYESDIFIHDLKRNTKIEKTLSMNNIYQTPEGYRFYLANLSPPTEVAVQHAQILVNYDPAKYWLTYPGVLMISLGIGLLWWMQPYKRR